The Methanoplanus sp. FWC-SCC4 genome has a window encoding:
- a CDS encoding class I SAM-dependent methyltransferase gives MNIPDKYINGEYLKDNPTWDTEDSQWKAEQILKIIKRNNLQPKFICEVGCGAGEILKILQNKLNDNCEYTGYEISPQAYNICKEKENNHLKFELKDFLLEKNKQYDIIMLIDLIEHLEDYFTYLRIIKPQSEYKILHVPLEFFALSALYQSFILNQRKKVGHLHYFTKDIVIQTLTDLNYEIVDYFYTPGYSLGHDYGLKDRLINIPRKYMYPINKDLTVKLFGGYSLMVLVR, from the coding sequence ATGAATATTCCTGACAAATATATAAACGGAGAATATCTTAAGGACAATCCAACATGGGATACAGAGGATTCACAGTGGAAAGCTGAACAGATTCTAAAGATAATTAAAAGGAATAATCTCCAACCCAAATTCATATGTGAAGTTGGCTGTGGTGCAGGTGAAATATTAAAAATACTCCAGAATAAATTAAATGATAACTGCGAATATACAGGTTATGAAATATCCCCACAGGCCTACAATATATGCAAAGAAAAGGAAAATAATCATTTGAAATTTGAATTAAAAGATTTTTTACTTGAAAAAAACAAACAATACGATATAATTATGTTAATTGATCTAATTGAACATTTAGAAGATTATTTTACATATTTAAGAATTATTAAACCGCAAAGCGAATACAAAATATTGCATGTGCCTCTAGAATTTTTTGCTTTATCGGCACTTTATCAGAGCTTTATACTGAATCAAAGGAAAAAAGTAGGTCATTTACATTATTTTACAAAAGACATTGTTATTCAGACTTTAACTGATTTGAACTATGAAATAGTTGATTATTTCTACACACCCGGATATTCACTGGGACATGATTATGGTCTGAAAGATCGGTTAATAAATATTCCCAGAAAATATATGTATCCAATAAACAAGGATTTGACTGTAAAACTTTTTGGCGGATACTCTCTGATGGTTTTAGTCAGATAA
- a CDS encoding DNA topoisomerase IV subunit A, with the protein MSREDIDKLADQRLYDIAENWYKQMAGAKIPSISLPTRTKHNIEYDESSEVWKYGEKETMRIANSSKSALHLLKMAYVVGFLKNQIAESRSSTLREMYYISEGWKKAKFGAQDESNHLVEDLEIITELSREAFHLRPEEDGASVYGPLRIREKTRRGERVMHCQEDIGEAGYPIPNNVDNLEFIDHDAKFVIAMETGGMYARLMENGFDEEHDAILVHLKGQPARSTRRVLRRLNQELGLPVVIFTDGDPWSYRIFASVAYGSIKAAHMSEILATPGAQFIGVQPSDISNYNLPSDKLTEGDIAALKAELSDPRFDTEYWRHEINLQLKLGLKSEQQAFASRGLDFVTKEYLPARLSEMGVI; encoded by the coding sequence TTGAGCAGGGAAGATATCGACAAACTGGCAGACCAGAGGCTTTATGATATTGCGGAAAACTGGTATAAGCAGATGGCAGGGGCAAAGATCCCTTCCATCTCCCTTCCGACAAGGACAAAGCACAACATCGAATATGATGAAAGTTCCGAAGTCTGGAAATACGGAGAGAAGGAGACAATGAGGATTGCAAACTCCTCCAAGAGTGCCCTTCATCTTTTAAAGATGGCATACGTTGTCGGATTCCTGAAGAATCAGATTGCAGAGAGCCGTTCATCAACATTAAGGGAGATGTATTACATCTCCGAGGGATGGAAGAAAGCAAAGTTCGGGGCACAGGATGAGAGCAATCATCTGGTAGAGGACCTTGAAATTATTACAGAGCTTTCAAGGGAGGCTTTTCATCTCCGTCCGGAAGAGGACGGTGCCTCCGTTTACGGTCCTTTGAGAATACGTGAGAAGACAAGAAGGGGCGAGCGTGTCATGCACTGTCAGGAGGACATCGGAGAAGCCGGCTATCCCATCCCGAACAATGTCGACAACCTTGAGTTTATTGACCATGACGCAAAGTTTGTAATAGCAATGGAGACCGGCGGTATGTATGCAAGGCTGATGGAAAACGGCTTTGATGAGGAGCATGACGCAATTTTAGTTCATCTGAAAGGCCAGCCTGCACGCTCGACAAGAAGAGTCTTAAGGCGCTTAAACCAGGAGCTCGGCCTTCCGGTTGTTATCTTCACAGACGGTGATCCATGGTCTTACAGGATTTTTGCAAGCGTTGCATACGGTTCAATTAAGGCAGCGCATATGTCAGAGATCCTTGCAACACCGGGGGCACAGTTCATCGGTGTTCAGCCGTCTGATATCAGCAACTATAATCTTCCGTCTGATAAGTTAACAGAGGGAGATATTGCAGCTTTAAAGGCAGAACTCTCTGATCCGAGGTTTGATACTGAGTACTGGAGGCACGAGATTAATCTTCAGCTAAAGCTTGGTTTAAAGTCAGAACAGCAGGCTTTTGCAAGCCGCGGTCTTGATTTTGTTACAAAGGAGTATCTGCCGGCAAGGCTTAGTGAGATGGGGGTTATATGA